Within Chloracidobacterium sp., the genomic segment TCGCGGCAGAAGGAGCAAAGTATAGATATAGAAATGGTGAAAGATAAAAAAGATATTTCATCAGCAACCAGATCCCGCCATCCATAACGCCGGCAAATCGCCAGAGTTCAAATGCCGTAAAAACGGCCGATATGATCAATAGAAAGACAACGGTAACGACAAAATATCGAAGTAAATTAACCAGCAGGTCGAAATCGCCCAGTCCCGTCGTTAGATCAACAAATAGATTCCGCGACTGTAATTTTTCTTTGGGCCTGACGAATGAGTGCCAAAAGCCGGCGCTTCGCTCGCCCCAACCGCTTAGGTAACTTACGCGTCGCGAAACGCTTAGCCATACGATCGCTGCAACGCTACCGGCAATGGGCAGAATGCCGGCGGCAATGACCGAAACTCGGCCTGTACGAGCTAATTGCTCGCCTAAAAACGCAAGCAGATAGTACCCGACCAACCCCACGATCGACAGAAAAACGCCGAAGCCACGCCCGCTTCGGTTGAAGCGAATCACCATCGCAGTTCCCAGCAAACAAAACAAAAGTGGTGAGATCGACAGGATTATCCTTCGTTGCCACAATAGTTCGGCTTCAATTCGGTCCTTCCCTTCTTTGTTCTTTGCATATTCCGAGAGTTCCGACAATCCAAGTTCTTCCGGTGTGCTATCTGATCCGCTGAGACGCTCGATCAATTCACTTCTTTTGGTGCGAATTGCCAATCGAACTTCTCCAATATTCTCGGTTGCGAATTTACCTGTAACCGTGTCGCTCGGGATCGTCGTCACCGTCGCGTTCTGCAAAACTAACTCGGACAATTGCCCGGAGACGTCTATTCGGCCGTCGCCTGACGTTATCAGACGCATATCACCCGAGCCGGGCTGTTTTTGAAAGATAAAAAGGTTCTTCCACGTTCCTTTCTCCAGATCCCCGTCCTTAACGTAGATCGTGTATCCCGCTACTTCGGAGTTGAACACGCCCGGTTCGATCGGCGACTCAAGCTTTCGGATCGATGTTTGGAGGGCGACGCTGCGGACTAACGCGGCTGCCATCGGGACGCCGCGTAGATTTACCAGAAAGGCAAACAGTGACAATAACAACCCAAGGATCACGATTGGCACCATAACCTGCAGATTGCCGACCCCGGCCGCCCTGATCGCGGTCAGTTCGCTGTCACCCTGCATTTTTGAAAGGCCGATGATCGTGCCGACAAGCATAGCCATCGGACAGGTAAACGCGATCACGTTCGGAATAAGCGCGATCGTCAGTTGCCATATTAGGTTGACCGGAATATTCACACTAAAGAATATGTCCGAGAACCTGCCGGCCTGCTGGACAAATAGGATCACACTCAACACAAGCCACGAAAATACAAAGTACGGCAGTATCGCCTGCACCAAATATTTAGATATAAGCCAGCCTATCTGTTTCATTTATCGTGAGTTGTATATAGAAAAGGCTTGTTCGGTTGATACTTCGCGGCCGATAGCCTGTGAGATTATCCGCTTTAGCACCACCGATAACTCGGCAAGGTGTGTGCGCTCGTTGCCGTGGGCCAAAGTGAACTTTTCCGGCGATAACCGCTGAACGGCCGTATATATTGTTCTGTGCGATTGATCGATCGTGCGGCCCGACGACGCACGGCGGCAGTTAGTACACAACAGTTGAAAATTGGCCGAGAGATCTGTGATCTCACCATCTAGAAATTCACGTTCGCAGACACTGCATCGCCGCCATTCGGGAAGTAAACCAGTCAGACGCAGCAACCAGATCTCAAAGTAAACTCCGATGGCAAGCAGTCGTGCATTATCGACTTCAGCAGTTTCAAGACAGGCTTTGACCATTCGGTAAAGCGTTTCATTCGGGTCATGAGGCGGCGAAAGTGCGACGATAAGGTCTGCGAGATACGTGAACTTAATTAAGAATTCCGGGTCACTTGCCGCTGCGAAATATGATCTGAGCAGTTCGATGTTTTGGACTGAAACCAATTCAACGCCTTCCTTTTCAAAATAGGTGATGCGAACGATCGAAAAGGGTTCCAATCCGCTGCCAAACTTGCTCTTAAGGCGCTTGGCTCCCTTTGCGACAGCTCTAACGACCCCGTGATCCTCCGTAAAAAGCACAACGATCTTGTCGGCTTCGGCTAGGCTGTAGCATTTCAGAATCAGGCTTTCCGTTTCGATCAACGCCATCCATTTACCAGGGAATAAAATACAAGATCCAGGCCATTACCAGACTCACGACGACAAATTGAAGAAAGGTTTTGCCGGCATATATGATGCGTTCACGATTTGTTCCGTCGAGAAAAGTACCGAATGCGATCGACACAAGCAGTGCAAATCCGATCAGATAGAGAAAATGGATCATTTTTTCCTCCCAAGCGAAATGTCGACGGCATCAAGCATAGCCAGGAAGTTAAGTAGTCCGGCAACCTCGAGAAATCTCCCGCCGTACTCAAACGTGGCGAGTGCAGCAATGTTTGGCGCGGGCCTTGACGCAATTATCCAACTGATTATTGCACCGAGCCCGTTGCCTAACCGTGCGAACGAATTGAGCAGATACAATAGTGTGCCGTCCTTAAAGTCAAAGCCGGGATAATGTGCCCCGCCGCTCAATACAGCGACAATAAAGAGTGTCCATATCACCGCAGCGATGATGATCCCGCGCGTCGAACGCTTCTGGATCAAGTGTCCGCTGCCGGGTATAAACCAAGATATAAGGCCGATTATTACTGGATTATCCATTAAGTTTATGTGTCAGGTTGCCGAATTTCTCTAGTTATTCTGCATTGATGTTCTACTTTAACTCACTATCGCTATCTATCTGACTCCATAGATATTATGACTCGCCGCTTTTTACCCTTTGATGATCATTACCGACCATCGGCGAAGCTCGCTTCACGGTTGTGACAATTAGCCACAAACCGTTCAAATATCATTCGCGATAGCTCATCGCTCGCCCAAGATAGTTCGGGGTGCCATTGCACGCCCAGTACAAATCGACCACTCCGTGTGTCTTGTACGCTTTCGACGATCCCGTCCGGAGCAAATGCGACTGCCTCCAGGCCGTCGCCGATCCGCCCGATCGCTTGATGGTGATGCGAATTTACTCTAATCGACGATCGCGATGTTAAATGGTCCGCGGTTTCGCCCAGTAACCAGTTCGGTGCGTACGTTATCGTGTGCGACCCACGAGCAAGAGGCATCCCTTGTTCGTGCTTTATCGGGTCTGCGATCTGCGAGTCGATATCCTGCACAAGGCTTCCGCCGCGTGCAACGTTAAGTGCCTGCATTCCGTAACAGATAGCAAGCATAGGTAAATGTAGTTTCTCAGCTACTTCAATGACTAGACGCTCTGTTTCGTCCTTTTCCGGCACTACTCTTTTAAGGTTTCGATGGGGCTCTTCGCCGTAGTATTGCGGATCGACGTCAGTATCGCTGCCGGGCAGCAATATTCCATCTAGATCTTTAAGCGTCGATTCTATATATTCCCTGCGAGGAATCAGCCCGATATGGACAGGATCGCCGCCTGCCGCCTCGATCGCTTCGGAGTAGTCACGGCCAAGATAGAAACGCCGGGTTTCGATCTCGAGCCGCATTGTTATACCTATCTTCGGACGATTGCTCATAAACTCTTTAATGTTCAATCAAATACACCAGCGATGTCAATTTGAGCATTTGAAATTAAACCCTTATCATTAAGGTTTAATGATCAACTCAGAACAATCGCGTATTCGATCTACTACGGTACTGCTTGTGAGGCGTGACGGCAAAGCCGCTATGGCAGGCGACGGCCAGGTGACGCTTGGCGAGACTGTGATAAAGGGAAATGCCAGAAAGGTACGGCGGCTTTTCAACGGCAAGATCCTGACGGGCTTTGCCGGTTCGACCGCCGACGCCTTTTCCCTGCTCGCTCGCTTTGAGACTAAACTCGAACAATTTCAAGGACAACTTGAGCGCTCGGCGATCGAATTGGGCAAGGATTGGCGAACCGACAAGTATTTACGAAATCTAGAGGCCCTGCTGATCGTCGCCGATTCGACCGATGCGTTCCTGATATCGGGAAAGGGCGATGTTATATCATCTGACGACGGTTTGCTCTCGGTGGGCTCGGGCAGTATGTACGCTCTTGCAGCAGCCAGAGCGTTGATCAAGCACACTTCCCTGTCCGCTCGCGAGATCGCCGAGGAATCGCTCAGAATCGCCGGCGAGATCTGTATCTATACAAATTCCGACATTACTCTCGAAGAAATTTAGATGGCAATATATTTAGGTGGTGAAACTGCCCCCAAGGGGCCAAAGCTTGACGATCTCACACCTCGACAGATCGTGGCAGAACTCGACAAATATGTCGTCGGCCAGACAGCGGCCAAAAAAGCTGTGGCCGTGGCACTGCGCAACAGGATCCGCAGGCAAAAACTGTCGCCGGAAATGGCGGCGGACGTGTTGCCGAAAAATATTCTGATGATCGGCTCGACCGGCGTCGGAAAGACTGAAATTGCACGGCGCCTTGCACGCCTCGCCAATTCGCCGTTCATCAAGATCGAAGCGTCGAAATTTACCGAGGTCGGTTATATGGGCCGGGACGTCGATTCGATGGTTCGCGAACTAGCGGATGTCGCCGTCGATATGGCTAAGCAAACCGCTTTCGAAGACGTAACGACGCGCGCCGAGCAAAATGTCGAAGAACGCCTGCTCGACATCCTCTTGCCGCCGGTGCATAGCTTCGACGACCTCTCGGAGGACGGCGGTGACACTGACGAAAAACCTTTGGCACGAACGCGTGAGAAACTCCGTGAGCAACTGCGTCGCGGCGAACTTGACGATCGCTTGATCGACTTTGACACTCAGGACCGCTCAAATGCGTCGATCGACTTTATCGGCGGCCAGGGAATGGAGGAAATGGGCGTCAATATGCGTGATATGCTCGGGAATCTGTTTCCGACCAAGACAGTCAGCAAAAAAATGCCACTCGCCGAAGCCCGCGAGTATATGCTCCGCGACGAACAGGAATCGCTCGTCGATATGGATCAGATCACCCGCCAGGCCCTCGAAAAGGCACAGCAGTCGGGCATTATCTTCTTGGACGAACTCGATAAGATCGCCGGCCGCGAGTCAGGCGGCAATCCGGCAGTTTCCCGCGAGGGCGTCCAACGCGACCTTTTGCCGATCGTCGAGGGCACGAACGTCAACACAAAATACGGTATGGTCAGTACCGAACATATTTTATTCATCGCCGCCGGGGCGTTCCACGTTGCAAAGCCTTCAGACTTGATCCCCGAACTTCAAGGACGGTTTCCGATCCGGGTCGAACTAGAGTCGCTAACGATCGATGACCTTAAACGCATACTTGTCCAACCAAAGAATTCGTTGATAAAGCAGTATCAGGCACTTTTGAGTACCGAGGGGATCAACCTTGAGTTCACCGGCGATGCCATTGACCGCCTTGCGGAGTTAACCGAAGAGATCAATAAAAATACCGAAAACATCGGAGCTCGGCGACTGCATACTCTGGTTGAAAAACTCCTGGAAGAGATCAGCTTTCTCGGCGGCGAACTCGAAGAGAAAACGCAGATCATCGATGCCGCGTACGTCAACGATAAGTTGGGCGAACTATCAGCCGACCCGAACCTTCGACAATACATCCTCTAAAGTGGACCAAATGTTGCTCAACTTTGCTAAAAGTTCGTCGTTTCAGAAGTTTACCGACCGTTTCGGCGGCCGCACTCTAATTCTGCTTTGCGTCGCTACGACACTCATACTTAGTTTCGGCTGCGGCAAACGAAAGCCGCCGACCCCGCCGAAGGAACGTGTGTCTCAGCGGGTTGAACTGAGCGGATTTCAAAGAGGTAATCAGGTGATCCTTAATTGGAAAATGCCTGCCCGAAACGCCGAAAGGACGAGCGTTCTTAATATCGACCGGATCGATATCTATCGGTTCGCCGAGCCATCGTCGGCACCACAGACGCTTTCTGAAGAAGAATTTGCCTCGAAAAGCACTTTGATCGCCACGCTTTCGATAAAAGATTCGGACTTTGGGCTCAAGACACTTTTCCATACGGACAACCTTGCGTTTGCGGGACAACCCGCAAGACTCCGTTACGCAATGCGTTTTGCCAATGCATCCGGACAAAAGGCGGCGTTTTCCAACTTCTTTATGATCGAACCGGCATCAAAGGTTGCCGATGTTCCGTCCGGGCTTGTCGCAGTCCTTTCGCAGGACTCGATCAGCCTAAAATGGCAGCCACCCACAACAAATATCGACGGCACGACGCCCGTCAGCGTGCTCGGATACAATGTCTACCGGTCGATGTCTGAAACAGATCCCGGAAAATTGCTGAACAAATCACCGATCACAACGACTGAATACACGGACGATTTCTTTGAATTTGGAAAAACGTATTTCTATTTCGTTCGTGCGGTATCGGTCGGAAAGGATGCAAACCCCATCGAGAGCCTCGAGACCAATATCCTAAAGCTGAAGCCGATCGATAGTTTTGCTCCGAGTGCTCCGGCGGCAATAACGCTAGCCGTTGGGCAGAAACAGATCTCTATCTTCTTCGCGATCAATCCGGAAAAGGATATTGCCGGATACTCAGTATATCGATCAACAGATCGCGATACGCCTAAAGAGAAATGGCAACTCCTAACGCCTACGTTGTTGAAAACAAATACGTTCCAAGACACGACAGTCGAGGCGGCAAAACAATACTTTTATTACTTGACCGCGACGGATACCACGGGCAACGTTAGTCTTCCGTCCGAGGTTGTGACCGAAACAGTTAGATAGACATTTATGAAGATATGCAGATTTAGCTACAACGGCGAGACCCATATCGGGGTGATCGATCACGATCGGGTGCATCTGTTCGGCGATATTTTGACCGATCACGTTGCGAGCTTCGATCTGAATGAAGTCACGATGCTTCCGCCGGCATCGCCGTCGAAAATCGTTTGTGTCGGCCGAAATTATGCGGACCACGCCAAGGAACTGGGAAACGATGTGCCGTCTGAACCGCTTTTGTTCCTTAAAGCTCCGTCGGCGATCATCAATGACGGCGCCGCTATAGTAATACCTACACAATCAGATCAGGTTGAACACGAAGGTGAACTCGCAATCGTTATCTCTAAGAAATGTAAAGGACTTACGGAGCAGGACGTCGCAGTGGAATACGTCTTTGGATACACCTGCCTCAATGACGTGACTGCCCGCGATCTTCAGCGAAAGGATGGCCAATTCACGCGGGCAAAATCATTTGACACATTTTGCCCGATCGGTCCGTTCATTGAAACTGATCTGGACACCACTGATCTGTCGGTAACGACACGAGTAAACGGCGACGTGCGACAGCAAGGCCGAACGTCGCAAATGGTATTCTCCGTCGAGTTTCTGATACGATATATATCAAATATGATGACGCTCAATGCTGGGGATGTTATTGCGACCGGCACACCGTCCGGCGTGTCCAAGATGAGTGCCGGAGATATCTGCGAGGTTGAGATCGAGGGCATCGGAATACTCACAAACCCTGTGGTTTAAGCACGTCGTTACAGTTTTTCTTGCACTGAAATCTAAAAGGTAAATATGAAATTTTTTATTGACACGGCAAATCTAGCCGAAATCAAAGAAGCCGCCGAACTGGGAATGATCGATGGCGTTACCACCAACCCATCACTTGTCGCCAAAGAAGGCGATGTCGACTTTAAGGAACACATCGCCGCGATCTGCGCTATCGTCGATGGCGACGTGTCCGCTGAGGTGACGGCACTCGATACTGAAGGTATGCTTCGCGAAGGACGCGAATTGGCAAAGATCGCTCCGAATGTAGTGATCAAATGCCCTTTGACGCTCGAAGGCCTTAAGGCGACGCGCATCTTCCGTGCTGAGGGCACGAAGGTGAACGTCACGCTATGCTTCTCGGCCGCTCAGGCCCTGCTAGCCGCCAAGGCCGGTGCGAGCTATATCTCACCGTTCATCGGTCGTCTTGACGATGTTGGTCAAGAAGGAATGCAGGTCGTTCGCGATATTGTACAGATCTACGATAACTATGGATTTGCTACCGAGGTGCTGGCAGCCTCGATCCGTAGCCCCATGCATATCGTCGATTGTGCTCTTGCCGGAGCAGACGTCGCAACGATCCCATTCAAGGTGATACAGCAATTGGTCAAGCATCCGTTGACCGATAAGGGACTCGACGGGTTTATGTCGGACTGGAAGAAGAGCGGCCGCAGTTAGTTGCCTGAGCATACATTAGTAATGGCGGAAGCGTGCTATACGCTTCCGCCATTTGTTTGGGTGCCCGCATTTGCGGCTTCAACTTTGTCGGATAACTAAACTAAGACAAAGACGATCGCAGTTCGGCCTGCAGTCCCGCCACGTCAGGGTATTTCTGCACGGCGTTTCGGTACTTAGCCCGAAAATACTCATCTTCTTCCGTCATTTCGACGAGCTCTGAGATCATTACCAGATTCGCATTGACCAGATCATCCGGAACACCGTCTTTGGCGACAAACATCTCATCGATCTCCACGATCAACATCGAGAACTTTCGAAGCCAAGCAAAGTCTGCATTTTCCAAAAGGATATTCAAAAACTCGCTCGCTTTAAGCGGTCCGTGGATCTCCTCAAACAACTCACGTTCGCGATCGATCAATGACTTATGCAGTTTAAGTAGGATATTACGTGCGTTCTTGAGCTTTTCAACATTTTCCATATATAAATCTTAGCGTACTTTGGATACTTTCTAAATAACGAGTACCGTGCTAATCTTTGATTATTAGCACGCTAAGTAACTTTAATTAGCAGGCTATTAATCTCTGTGTAGCCCGCTACGGGTTGATTATTAGCCAGCAAATTCCTTGCTTAAGGTAATAGGAGCTCTCACATAGATGGAAGATCTCATTAAATTTGAAGACACTGTAAGCTTCGTTCTTGCCAAGGTTTCGACCGGATTCCGCACCGCCCTCGAACATAGGATGGGTCTGATCGGGCTGCACGGCGGCCAGATTTTCGTGCTATTCGAATTGTGGAAAAAAGACGGCCAACGTCAGGTCGACCTCGCTAAAAAATTGGATATCGCAGCTCCGACCATACATAAAATGGTCAATGGCCTGATCGAGATAGACCTGGTCACACGTGCAAAGTACGAAAATGATGCTCGTTCGACACGGATATTTATTACACCGGCCGGTATCTCGAAGCGCCCCGAAATCGAGGCTCAGTGGCTCGAACTCGAAGCAAATTGCCTAAGTTGCCTTAATGCAACAGAGCGAGCGGTTGCATTCGGCATACTCAATAAACTCCGGAGCAATTATGCCGGCCGCCCTGCTCCGGAAGACGGCGACTAGAAATTGCAATTCGCTTTTTGGTTAAAAATAGCTAGAATACGGTTATCCGAAATTGATCGACATAACCACGGAGGCTCTCTTGAAGATACTACTTGCAACCGACGGAACTAAATACAGCGAAGCTGCGGCCGATATGGTCGCGAAATTGAGACTCGACAATGAGGATTCTGTAAGGGTCGTCAGTGTCGTCGATATGGCGGTTCCGCTTGCCGTTGATATTTACGGCGGCTATCTGCCTGACACGACCGAACTCGAAAAGACCGCTCGCGAATCCGCCGCAAAGGTAGTGGAAGACGCGATGGCCAGACTGACCGCAAAGCTCCAACCCGACGGAGTAACCATCGACGGAGACGTGCTATACGGGTCGCCCGACAGCAGGATAGTCGAGACCGCAGAGGACATTCACGCTGATATGATCGTGATCGGTTCCCACGGCTATAAGCGTTGGGAAAGACTATTGTTGGGCTCGGTTTCGAATTCGGTAGTTCATCACGCGCATTGTTCAGTGATGGTCGTGCGGACTGACGCTGCCGAATAATGTCGGATCCCTCGATAACTGTCAATTCTCGCAAATTTGACGGATCGATCAGCCGAACGTGGCATTGCCAGCCCGTTGAGATCACAACTGATTCAGTAGTCCTTGTCGGTCAGTTTGAAAAGGACGTAGTCCATCCTGATCTGGGGACAATATCTGCGGGCACGATCTCTTACGAATTTTTTTGGCCCAGACGTTGGTACAATGTTTTTCGGTTTCACCAACCGGACGGATCGATCCGCAACTACTATTTCAATATATCGATGCCGTATTCGTTCGAGTCCGGCCAACTGGACTTTATAGATATGGATATCGACGTTATCGTATGGCCTGACGGGACACTACAAGTCGTCGATCTGGACGAGTTTGAGAAAAACAAGGTCAAATACCAATATCCGGAAAACGTAGTAGCAACGGCGAAACAGACCCTCGGCGAAATAACTAGATCCATTCGCGACGGCGTTCATCCCTTCAAACAGGTTCAAAGCAGTCACTTACCAATTCGTACCTAGTCCTCTATCACATCATTTTGGTTGGATCCGCAAGATATAACTACAGATGTTAAGCGGTGCTCCAGGTGCTATCGCAAATCGCCGGCCGGCCGGCAGTTCATAATTATTGACCGCTGCCGGATTTCGGCCCTCGTTGACCACCCAGAAATTCCCTGCGCCATCAGTGATCATCGTCAAATGTCGGCGGCTTATCTCGACATCGCCGGCGAGTGGTATATCAACCGGCTTTGATTTCGACCCTCGGCCAATTACGATCTCTTTTTGATAGATCGGCACCACGTTCTGCCGCACATTTCCACGCCACACCTCGAGGCGATAAAGTTCCGTTGCTCGGGCAGCAACGTGAGTCATTTCTTCACCTTCTTCAGGTGGCAACGGAATAGCCCTTTGAATACTCGCGTTCGGCAATGTCGGTGGCGTTTGAGCAATCGGTGTCCGTGCTTGCGGAGGCGACACGGCCGTTGGCGGATGAAGATTCGGATCGGTCGGGACTGCGGCCTTTACAGGCACCGCGGCGATCGCGGGCATCTGCTTTGGACGAGTCAGAACGCCGGTCTTGTTTGCGTTCGAATCTTCCCAACTGTGCTGAACACGCACTTTTCCCTTTTCCATTGTCGCATCGATGCGCAATTCGATCACAAATGATCGAGTTTCGAGCTTTTTCTTACCGGCGATCTCTTTCGCCCTTTCAGCGAGGATATGGTACAAGCCCTGTTCGAGTCCCTTGCGTTTTACGCCCTGCCATTCCTTGTCGTCATCGGCACTCAGAAAGATCGTATATTCGCTCGGTATAATGGTCGTTCCCTGCGGCAGCGGCACCATCTCGGCCTGCATTACAGACTCGACCGACTTGGCGATCTGGACGATAAATTCCTCGGCCTTGCTGCGCGGTTTGACCTGAGCATCCCGTGCCGCTTGCTCGAGAACAAGTTCGGCTGTGTCGCCGTCGATCCATCGTCTGACTTTATCTAAAACGCTCACAGTTTCTATCCTCGCTTAATTGCCGTCGATATCCAGATACTTGCCATAAAGCCAACCGCGAGTCGCCGTGGCTGGAAAATTACCTACGCGGCCCTGCTCGACCACTTCCACTTGATACCAATTATTTTGCGCATTTACAACACGAACCTTTGATTTCTTGGTCACAAGGCCGATCGGGTCATTATCCGTGTTGGGCGTAGAACGCAGAAATATGTCCGTATTCGCCACCGCGGTCTTGGTGCCGAATGGGTTTAGGATCGCAGGCAAAATGCCGAGCCCGCTCATATAC encodes:
- the recO gene encoding DNA repair protein RecO produces the protein MALIETESLILKCYSLAEADKIVVLFTEDHGVVRAVAKGAKRLKSKFGSGLEPFSIVRITYFEKEGVELVSVQNIELLRSYFAAASDPEFLIKFTYLADLIVALSPPHDPNETLYRMVKACLETAEVDNARLLAIGVYFEIWLLRLTGLLPEWRRCSVCEREFLDGEITDLSANFQLLCTNCRRASSGRTIDQSHRTIYTAVQRLSPEKFTLAHGNERTHLAELSVVLKRIISQAIGREVSTEQAFSIYNSR
- the fsa gene encoding fructose-6-phosphate aldolase; its protein translation is MKFFIDTANLAEIKEAAELGMIDGVTTNPSLVAKEGDVDFKEHIAAICAIVDGDVSAEVTALDTEGMLREGRELAKIAPNVVIKCPLTLEGLKATRIFRAEGTKVNVTLCFSAAQALLAAKAGASYISPFIGRLDDVGQEGMQVVRDIVQIYDNYGFATEVLAASIRSPMHIVDCALAGADVATIPFKVIQQLVKHPLTDKGLDGFMSDWKKSGRS
- a CDS encoding gamma-glutamyl-gamma-aminobutyrate hydrolase family protein gives rise to the protein MSNRPKIGITMRLEIETRRFYLGRDYSEAIEAAGGDPVHIGLIPRREYIESTLKDLDGILLPGSDTDVDPQYYGEEPHRNLKRVVPEKDETERLVIEVAEKLHLPMLAICYGMQALNVARGGSLVQDIDSQIADPIKHEQGMPLARGSHTITYAPNWLLGETADHLTSRSSIRVNSHHHQAIGRIGDGLEAVAFAPDGIVESVQDTRSGRFVLGVQWHPELSWASDELSRMIFERFVANCHNREASFADGR
- a CDS encoding DUF3662 domain-containing protein; translation: MSVLDKVRRWIDGDTAELVLEQAARDAQVKPRSKAEEFIVQIAKSVESVMQAEMVPLPQGTTIIPSEYTIFLSADDDKEWQGVKRKGLEQGLYHILAERAKEIAGKKKLETRSFVIELRIDATMEKGKVRVQHSWEDSNANKTGVLTRPKQMPAIAAVPVKAAVPTDPNLHPPTAVSPPQARTPIAQTPPTLPNASIQRAIPLPPEEGEEMTHVAARATELYRLEVWRGNVRQNVVPIYQKEIVIGRGSKSKPVDIPLAGDVEISRRHLTMITDGAGNFWVVNEGRNPAAVNNYELPAGRRFAIAPGAPLNICSYILRIQPK
- the hslU gene encoding ATP-dependent protease ATPase subunit HslU, translated to MAIYLGGETAPKGPKLDDLTPRQIVAELDKYVVGQTAAKKAVAVALRNRIRRQKLSPEMAADVLPKNILMIGSTGVGKTEIARRLARLANSPFIKIEASKFTEVGYMGRDVDSMVRELADVAVDMAKQTAFEDVTTRAEQNVEERLLDILLPPVHSFDDLSEDGGDTDEKPLARTREKLREQLRRGELDDRLIDFDTQDRSNASIDFIGGQGMEEMGVNMRDMLGNLFPTKTVSKKMPLAEAREYMLRDEQESLVDMDQITRQALEKAQQSGIIFLDELDKIAGRESGGNPAVSREGVQRDLLPIVEGTNVNTKYGMVSTEHILFIAAGAFHVAKPSDLIPELQGRFPIRVELESLTIDDLKRILVQPKNSLIKQYQALLSTEGINLEFTGDAIDRLAELTEEINKNTENIGARRLHTLVEKLLEEISFLGGELEEKTQIIDAAYVNDKLGELSADPNLRQYIL
- a CDS encoding DUF402 domain-containing protein, which translates into the protein MSDPSITVNSRKFDGSISRTWHCQPVEITTDSVVLVGQFEKDVVHPDLGTISAGTISYEFFWPRRWYNVFRFHQPDGSIRNYYFNISMPYSFESGQLDFIDMDIDVIVWPDGTLQVVDLDEFEKNKVKYQYPENVVATAKQTLGEITRSIRDGVHPFKQVQSSHLPIRT
- a CDS encoding winged helix-turn-helix transcriptional regulator, translating into MEDLIKFEDTVSFVLAKVSTGFRTALEHRMGLIGLHGGQIFVLFELWKKDGQRQVDLAKKLDIAAPTIHKMVNGLIEIDLVTRAKYENDARSTRIFITPAGISKRPEIEAQWLELEANCLSCLNATERAVAFGILNKLRSNYAGRPAPEDGD
- a CDS encoding LptF/LptG family permease encodes the protein MKQIGWLISKYLVQAILPYFVFSWLVLSVILFVQQAGRFSDIFFSVNIPVNLIWQLTIALIPNVIAFTCPMAMLVGTIIGLSKMQGDSELTAIRAAGVGNLQVMVPIVILGLLLSLFAFLVNLRGVPMAAALVRSVALQTSIRKLESPIEPGVFNSEVAGYTIYVKDGDLEKGTWKNLFIFQKQPGSGDMRLITSGDGRIDVSGQLSELVLQNATVTTIPSDTVTGKFATENIGEVRLAIRTKRSELIERLSGSDSTPEELGLSELSEYAKNKEGKDRIEAELLWQRRIILSISPLLFCLLGTAMVIRFNRSGRGFGVFLSIVGLVGYYLLAFLGEQLARTGRVSVIAAGILPIAGSVAAIVWLSVSRRVSYLSGWGERSAGFWHSFVRPKEKLQSRNLFVDLTTGLGDFDLLVNLLRYFVVTVVFLLIISAVFTAFELWRFAGVMDGGIWLLMKYLFYLSPFLYLYFAPSAAMVAILATYVIKSRQNEIVTWISAGKSAYRLLVPCFLLMLLVGGLNWVIQERIAPVSNQIQDSIRNQIRKGPLQSAAGGRYWVANGNRIYSFEMTSPATGQSYSVDESPLHVASDNGTGDGGINAKAGKQCLSGPVSDRAASDNVTAGSGSQGQGAGTWLAAAYPGPTTIGSLIFASDNEESDAQCSDRCASDVVVYEFVGDQTKLQTVYHAQKGKYSSGNVRLFGKVERLDIIDGRVTKQDLSEMALAEVQNPFIEIIAKPSHMTSAEISERVKTSDSDVESRSFAVALQKRHSLLLLPFVIALFTAPFSLSLSRKGKVITVGYAVGLWLVYTGVTNVFEQMGMNGVLGPVSAIWSPIVIFSMLGVYLVSKVRT
- the hslV gene encoding ATP-dependent protease subunit HslV, producing the protein MINSEQSRIRSTTVLLVRRDGKAAMAGDGQVTLGETVIKGNARKVRRLFNGKILTGFAGSTADAFSLLARFETKLEQFQGQLERSAIELGKDWRTDKYLRNLEALLIVADSTDAFLISGKGDVISSDDGLLSVGSGSMYALAAARALIKHTSLSAREIAEESLRIAGEICIYTNSDITLEEI
- a CDS encoding fumarylacetoacetate hydrolase family protein, producing MKICRFSYNGETHIGVIDHDRVHLFGDILTDHVASFDLNEVTMLPPASPSKIVCVGRNYADHAKELGNDVPSEPLLFLKAPSAIINDGAAIVIPTQSDQVEHEGELAIVISKKCKGLTEQDVAVEYVFGYTCLNDVTARDLQRKDGQFTRAKSFDTFCPIGPFIETDLDTTDLSVTTRVNGDVRQQGRTSQMVFSVEFLIRYISNMMTLNAGDVIATGTPSGVSKMSAGDICEVEIEGIGILTNPVV
- a CDS encoding universal stress protein, which encodes MIDITTEALLKILLATDGTKYSEAAADMVAKLRLDNEDSVRVVSVVDMAVPLAVDIYGGYLPDTTELEKTARESAAKVVEDAMARLTAKLQPDGVTIDGDVLYGSPDSRIVETAEDIHADMIVIGSHGYKRWERLLLGSVSNSVVHHAHCSVMVVRTDAAE